A part of Xenopus tropicalis strain Nigerian chromosome 4, UCB_Xtro_10.0, whole genome shotgun sequence genomic DNA contains:
- the LOC116410528 gene encoding chitinase 3-like, translating into MLIVLLPCCETTSAVKRITLFRHKIVLKAGTRSLLPCMFYSDSALNPAELALEWGKVPVGGGKYTTLIHLNSSSVKTFHENSEKYQLFVSLVPSGNCTLIINPTEDTDSGTYEFWMLVNEELYEPSSKIKVDILDEKKTSSQSRAFWSKKTTTASTTTTTRTTPTIKTTKITTTTRTTTTTPTSRTTVKTSTKPPATDSSDNAMSAVPVALLIVLPALVPAIVILGLVSYLYCKLKFKRESVDVENPQVSTPATESQSATTLEVEEEIDEEETSEEEETSEEEETSEEESSEDEETSEEEETNEDGNEK; encoded by the exons ATGCTGATTGTGCTACTCCCTTGTTGTGAGACCACATCAG cTGTGAAACGCATCACGTTATTCAGGCACAAAATCGTACTTAAGGCTGGTACTCGGAGTCTACTTCCCTGCATGTTCTACTCCGACAGTGCACTTAATCCAGCCGAACTTGCATTAGAATGGGGGAAGGTTCCTGTAGGTGGAGGGAAGTACACCACTTTAATCCACCTTAACAGCAGCAGTGTTAAGACCTTCCATGAGAACAGTGAGAAATACCAGCTCTTTGTCTCTCTGGTGCCAAGTGGGAACTGTACTCTGATTATCAATCCCACAGAAGACACGGACAGTGGAACATATGAATTCTGGATGTTGGTGAATGAGGAACTGTATGAACCCTCTTCCAAGATCAAAGTTGACATTTTGGATGAAAAGAAAACTTCTT ctcaaTCACGGGCATTTTGGTCCAAGAAAACTACAACCGCTTCAACGACTACAACTACTAGAACAACTCCAACTATTAAAACTACTAAAATAACTACAACTACTAGAACCACTACCACCACTCCAACTAGTAGAACTACTGTAAAAACCAGCACAAAGCCGCCAGCTACAGACAGCAGTGATAACGCCATGAGCGCGGTACCTGTAGCGCTGCTCATTGTCCTACCAGCGCTTGTGCCAGCCATAGTCATTTTAGGACTTGTAAG TTATCTGTATTGCAAATTGAAGTTTAAACGTGAATCTGTGGATGTAGAAAACCCACAAGTGAGCACCCCAGCAACAGAGTCTCAGAG TGCAACAACTCTTGAAGTTGAGGAGGAAATTGATGAGGAGGAAActagtgaagaagaggaaactagtgaagaagaggaaactaGTGAAGAGGAATCTAGTGAAGACGAGGAAACCagtgaagaagaggaaactaATGAGGATGGCAATGAGAAGTGA